The genomic window ACTAGAGGTTTCCGGCTCGTAATGTAACGCCGCATCGTTTAGTTTCAGCTTTTCTAAAGACTCCCGCAAATCTTCAAAGCGATCGGCATCAATGGGGAACAAGCCACAAAAAACCATTGGATTTGCTTCTGTGTAGCCCGGCAATGCCTCTTTAGCTCGATTTCCCGCTAAAGTAATGGTATCACCAACTCGCGCGTCTGCTACCGCTCTAATCGAGGCGGCTAAATACCCTACTTCCCCGGCGTGGAGTTCGTCTATTTGTTTTTGGGTGGGTGAAAGTACGCCTAATTCGTCAATTTCGTATTCCTTACCCGATGCCATTAAGTGAATGCGATCGCCTTTTTTAACCGTACCATCCATCACCCGAAAGTAAACTATCACTCCCCGGTAACTGTCGTAATAACTATCAAAAATCAATGCTCTTAACGGCTTATCAACCGTATCTTTAGGCGGTGGTACGCGCGCAACAATAGTTTCTAATATTGCATCTATACCTATCCCTTCTTTCGCCGATGCCAAAATTGCCCCACTACAATCAAGCCCAATAATTTCCTCAATCTCCCCCGCTACCCGCTCTGGCTCTGCTCCGGGCAAATCAATTTTATTTAAAACTGGGATGATTTCTAAGTTATTCTCCAAAGCTAAATAAACATTCGCTAAAGTTTGCGCTTCCACGCCTTGAGACGCATCGACTACCAATAACGCCCCTTCGCAAGCCGCCAAACTCCTCGATACTTCGTAAGAAAAATCTACGTGTCCGGGAGTATCAATTAAATTTAAAACGTAAGTTAGCCCGTCTTTGGCTTTATAATTCATCCGCGCCGCTTGCAGCTTAATTGTAATGCCGCGTTCGCGCTCTAAATCCATATTGTCCAAAAACTGCTCTTTCATTTGCCTTTGCTCTACTGTGCCAGTAGTTTGTAGCAAGCGATCGGCAAGGGTCGATTTTCCGTGATCGATATGTGCTATAATAGAGAAATTGCGTATTTGCG from Synechocystis sp. PCC 7509 includes these protein-coding regions:
- the lepA gene encoding translation elongation factor 4, whose amino-acid sequence is MTDVPVSQIRNFSIIAHIDHGKSTLADRLLQTTGTVEQRQMKEQFLDNMDLERERGITIKLQAARMNYKAKDGLTYVLNLIDTPGHVDFSYEVSRSLAACEGALLVVDASQGVEAQTLANVYLALENNLEIIPVLNKIDLPGAEPERVAGEIEEIIGLDCSGAILASAKEGIGIDAILETIVARVPPPKDTVDKPLRALIFDSYYDSYRGVIVYFRVMDGTVKKGDRIHLMASGKEYEIDELGVLSPTQKQIDELHAGEVGYLAASIRAVADARVGDTITLAGNRAKEALPGYTEANPMVFCGLFPIDADRFEDLRESLEKLKLNDAALHYEPETSSAMGFGFRCGFLGLLHMEIVQERLEREYNLDLITTAPSVVYRVTTNKGEILHIDNPSTLPEPNEREKIEEPYVKVDMITPENFVGTLMELCQNRRGIFKDMKYLTQGRTTLTYELPLAEVVTDFFDQMKSRTRGYASMEYHLIGYRENHLVRLDLLINNDPVDSLAMIVHRDKAYNMGRAMAEKLKELIPRHQFKVPIQAAIGSKVIASEQIPALRKDVLAKCYGGDISRKKKLLQKQAKGKKRMKSVGTVDVPQEAFMAVLRLDKE